The Penicillium digitatum chromosome 6, complete sequence genome has a window encoding:
- a CDS encoding Nuclear protein (Sgd1), putative: MPRPRHNTTALPRDLRSELGIRDVYGDKKRRLNGPASRKERRQNERTQKKSRHAAPLHKKTFERPQQRTQQKPQQQAQDDSDEEDGMDLDEGPSVPQTKSKSMKEVAKKPKSILKKAVVQHDSESESESGFGSEIDLNEDEDEDEDDESDDDAYEDEPEDAPEETKAHIPGSVKAKLAQDDAEIAALEKKLGLKKGGKLSKAFEEDGLEDLLGDLGGGGGDDSEDESKKRKREADDWLRNKRLKAKSLQAQQAQQLEDDDSEMDSAEDFDLDEELFGSDDSDEAAEGSDFDGFDEEERREPKKKENPYVAPVTSPEATAQKYIPPSLRGRSDPESESLTRLKRQAQGHLNKLSEANMLSIVAEFEKLYRDYPRQHVTSTLISLLMGLICERAALQDTFLILHAGFIAALYKLMGMDVGAEIIQTVVETLDADGDERGKFQGKEATNLVSLLSQLYNFHVIGSSLMFDYVRLYVQEITEANTELLLKVIRNSGPQLRLDDPSALKDIVLLIQPAVAKVGEDSLSVRTKFMIDLITDLKNNRSKASAAAGAGITTEHITKMRKILGSLNSSRVIRASEPINISRDDIHNSSKKGKWWLVGASWKEDPLVTAQREMAGVQMTQPEVQDDESDDEPDFGVLARAHRMNTDVRRSIFVAIMSANDFQDAHVRLMKLRLKRAQEFEIPRVLLHCAMEEQAHNPYYSLIARRICGEQGRRMKMSFMFALWNEFKKMGERGDTDEDEYNNFDSDDEENGVSMKSVVNLAKMFSTLIVDGSLTLSILKNLNFAYLQPKTKTFVEVLIISIIQQSQKSKKKKKSKSSTSDEPEKNEGPLMQIFLRVKETPHIAKGLIYFVRKVVAKTDIVSSEELKVVRWGCNVAADALKAVAE, from the exons ATGCCCCGCCCTCGGCATAATACAACAGCTTTGCCTCGTGATTTACGATCCGAGCTCGGAATTCGCGATGTTTACGGCGACAAGAAGCGCCGCCTGAACGGACCTGCCTCGCGCAAAGAACGCCGCCAAAATGAGCGTACGCAGAAAAAATCCCGACACGCAGCCCCGCTGCACAAGAAAACCTTTGAGCGTCCTCAGCAGCGAACTCAGCAAAAGCCTCAGCAGCAGGCTCAAGATGACAGCGATGAGGAAGACGGCATGGATCTTGACGAGGGACCCAGTGTACCGCAGACCAAGTCTAAATCCATGAAAGAGGTCGCGAAGAAGCCCAAATCTATCCTAAAGAAAGCGGTAGTTCAACATGACTCTGAGTCCGAATCTGAGTCCGGCTTCGGCTCAGAAATCGACCTAaatgaggatgaggatgaagatgaggacgatGAGTCGGATGACGACGCCTACGAGGATGAACCCGAGGATGCACCCGAGGAAACCAAAGCCCACATCCCAGGATCGGTCAAAGCTAAATTAGCGCAAGACGATGCTGAGATTGCTGCATTGGAGAAAAAGCTTGGCCTCAAGAAAGGAGGTAAACTATCAAAGGCCTTTGAGGAGGATGGGCTAGAGGATCTGTTGGGAGACCTGGGTGGCGGTGGAGGCGATGACTCAGAGGATGAGAGCAAAAAGCGTAAGCGAGAAGCTGATGATTGGCTACGAAACAAGAGACTCAAGGCCAAGAGCTTGCAAGCCCAACAAGCCCAACAACTCGAAGATGATGACAGTGAAATGGATAGCGCCGAGGATTTCGATCTTGACGAGGAATTATTTGGGAGCGATGATTCTGACGAGGCCGCCGAAGGCAGTGATTTCGACGGTTTCGACGAAGAAGAGCGCAGAGAgccaaaaaagaaggaaaaccCCTATGTCGCCCCGGTCACGAGTCCTGAAGCCACCGCCCAGAAGTATATTCCACCTTCATTACGGGGTCGGTCTGACCCAGAAAGCGAATCTCTTACTCGTCTCAAGCGCCAGGCCCAGGGACATCTCAACAAGCTGTCCGAGGCCAATATGCTCTCGATTGTTGCCGAATTTGAGAAGCTTTACCGCGATTACCCACGCCAGCACGTCACATCTACTTTGATCAGCCTACTAATGGGCCTGATTTGTGAGAGGGCTGCCCTTCAGGACACCTTCCTCATTTTGCATGCAGGTTTCATTGCGGCATTGTATAAACTCATGGGAATGGATGTCGGCGCGGAGATTATCCAAACAGTTGTAGAAACATTGGATGCTGATGGCGACGAGCGTGGAAAGTTCCAAGGAAAAGAAGCTACCAACCTGGTCTCTCTTCTCTCGCAACTTTACAACTTCCACGTTATCGGTTCTTCCTTGATGTTTGACTACGTTCGTCTTTACGTACAGGAGATAACGGAAGCAAACACTGAACTTTTGCTAAAGGTCATTCGGA ATTCTGGCCCTCAACTCCGCCTCGATGATCCGTCCGCACTCAAGGACATCGTACTGCTCATTCAGCCCGCCGTGGCAAAAGTTGGCGAGGACAGTCTTTCTGTTCGGACCAAATTTATGATTGACCTGATCACGGATTTGAAAAACAATCGTTCGAAAGCTTCAGCCGCAGCTGGTGCAGGTATCACCACAGAACACATTACCAAAATGCGCAAGATTTTGGGTTCTTTGAACAGTTCTCGGGTAATCCGCGCATCTGAACCTATTAACATCTCCCGGGACGATATCCACAACTCCTCCAAGAAGGGTAAGTGGTGGTTGGTCGGCGCAAGCTGGAAGGAAGATCCTCTTGTAACAGCACAAAGAGAAATGGCTGGTGTACAGATGACCCAACCTGAGGTCCAAGATGATGAAAGCGACGATGAGCCTGACTTTGGAGTTCTTGCCCGAGCCCATCGCATGAACACTGACGTTCGTCGGTCGATCTTCGTTGCCATCATGTCTGCCAACGACTTCCAAGATGCACATGTCCGACTCATGAAACTTCGCCTCAAGCGGGCGCAGGAGTTTGAAATTCCTCGTGTCCTCCTACACTGTgccatggaggagcaggcTCACAACCCATACTATTCTCTGATTGCGCGTCGGATTTGTGGTGAGCAGGGTCGACGCATGAAAATGTCCTTCATGTTTGCACTCTGGAATGAGTTCAAGAAGATGGGTGAACGAGGAGATACGGACGAGGACGAATACAACAATTTCGATTCAGACGACGAGGAGAACGGTGTCAGCATGAAGTCTGTGGTTAACCTGGCCAAGATGTTCAGCACCCTCATCGTGGATGGCAGCTTGACCCTGAGCATTTTGAAGAATCTCAATTTTGCCTACCTTCAGCCTAAGACTAAGACATTTGTCGAAGTCTTAATCATCAGTATCATTCAACAATCCCAAAAGtctaagaagaagaagaagtccaagagCTCTACGTCCGATGAGCCCGAGAAGAACGAAGGGCCTTTGATGCAAATCTTCCTGCGTGTCAAGGAGACACCACACATCGCCAAGGGCCTTATCTATTTTGTGCGAAAGGTCGTCGCTAAAACTGACATTGTGTCCTCTGAGGAACTCAAAGTGGTTCGGTGGGGATGCAATGTGGCTGCGGATGCCCTTAAAGCTGTGGCGGAATAA
- a CDS encoding Signal recognition particle 14kD protein, putative encodes MAPHLGHDEFFESLAKLLSKTSQKTQGSVNLTQKPLIDVPGAISTNSQPSILIRATDGNTNTPNLKSASKETQVSKKKSQKVKLSTVVSPDEIEAFYVRYAEVCKAGMTGLKKRDRRGRKAKTKGGAAKVTKA; translated from the exons ATGGCCCCACATCTGGGACACGATGAG TTCTTCGAATCTCTCGCCAAACTGCTCTCCAAAACCTCCCAAAAGACTCAAGGCTCGGTAAATCTTACTCAAAAACCTCTCATCGATGTACCGGGTGCCATTTCCACAAACTCCCAACCATCTATCCTCATCCGAGCCACTGATGGAAACACCAACACGCCAAACCTCAAGAGCGCAAGCAAGGAAACTCAGGTCTCTAAGAAAAAGTCTCAGAAGGTCAAGCTCTCAACTGTCGTCAGCCCAGATGAAATTGAGGCATTCTACGTTCGCTACGCCGAGGTCTGCAAAGCAGGAATGACCGGGTTGAAGAAGCGAGATCGCCGAGGCCGCAAGGCGAAGACCAAGGGTGGAGCTGCTAAAGTCACAAAAGCATAG